A portion of the Candidatus Pristimantibacillus lignocellulolyticus genome contains these proteins:
- the gatB gene encoding Asp-tRNA(Asn)/Glu-tRNA(Gln) amidotransferase subunit GatB — protein sequence MTTNKYETVVGLEVHVELHTNSKIFCGCSTAFGAPANSHTCPVCLGHPGVLPVLNHQAVEYAMKASMALNCQIADISKFDRKNYFYPDSPKAYQISQFDQPIGEHGYIDIEVNGETKRIGITRVHLEEDAGKLTHIDGGYASLVDFNRVGTPLIEIVSEPDIRSPEEAKAYLEKIRTIMQYCDVSDVKMEEGSLRCDANISLRPYGQAEFGTRAELKNMNSFRGVQRGLEYEQIRQAEILDEGGVVIQETRRFDDAAGKSFSMRGKEEAHDYRYFPDPDLVKLNISQEWKDAIRATIPELPDARKARYTSQFELSEYDAEVITSSKKIADLFEESLSYTSDAKGAANWIMGDLLGYLNSNNKELSDIALTGQGLGEMLGLLEKGTINGKIAKTVFKTMIETGKLPAQIVEEQGLVQISDEGALLAIVDAVLERNPQSIEDYRAGKEKAIGFLVGQLMKETKGKANPALVNKLLIERLKSQ from the coding sequence TTCAACTGCTTTCGGCGCACCGGCTAACTCTCATACATGTCCTGTTTGCTTAGGTCACCCAGGGGTTCTTCCTGTGTTGAACCATCAAGCTGTAGAATACGCAATGAAAGCGTCCATGGCATTGAACTGCCAAATCGCTGATATTAGTAAATTCGATCGTAAAAACTATTTCTATCCAGATTCACCAAAGGCATATCAGATTTCACAATTTGATCAACCTATTGGAGAACATGGATATATTGATATTGAAGTCAATGGTGAGACGAAACGAATTGGTATTACTCGTGTTCATCTTGAGGAAGATGCAGGTAAACTAACTCATATTGATGGTGGTTATGCATCTCTAGTTGATTTCAACCGTGTAGGTACACCGCTTATCGAGATCGTATCAGAACCAGATATTCGTTCACCAGAAGAAGCAAAAGCATACCTTGAAAAAATTCGCACGATCATGCAATATTGCGATGTTTCTGATGTGAAGATGGAAGAGGGAAGTTTGCGTTGTGACGCTAATATTAGCTTACGCCCTTATGGTCAAGCAGAGTTTGGTACTCGTGCAGAATTGAAAAACATGAACTCATTCCGTGGTGTTCAACGTGGATTGGAATACGAGCAAATTCGTCAAGCTGAAATTCTTGATGAAGGTGGCGTTGTTATTCAAGAAACTCGTCGTTTTGATGATGCCGCAGGCAAATCATTCTCTATGCGTGGTAAAGAAGAAGCTCATGATTATCGTTACTTCCCAGATCCAGATCTTGTGAAGCTTAACATTAGTCAAGAATGGAAAGATGCGATTCGTGCAACGATTCCTGAACTTCCAGATGCACGTAAAGCTCGCTATACTTCGCAATTTGAACTTTCTGAATACGATGCTGAAGTTATTACTTCATCTAAAAAGATTGCTGATCTATTTGAAGAAAGTCTTTCATATACATCGGATGCTAAAGGTGCAGCAAACTGGATTATGGGTGATCTTTTAGGTTATCTGAATAGTAATAATAAAGAATTATCGGATATTGCTCTTACAGGTCAAGGTCTAGGGGAAATGCTAGGTCTACTTGAAAAAGGAACGATAAACGGTAAAATCGCTAAAACGGTATTTAAAACAATGATCGAGACTGGTAAGCTTCCAGCACAGATTGTTGAAGAACAAGGTCTTGTTCAAATTAGCGATGAAGGTGCATTGCTTGCTATTGTTGATGCTGTGCTTGAACGTAATCCTCAATCTATTGAAGACTATCGTGCAGGTAAAGAGAAAGCGATTGGTTTCTTAGTTGGTCAACTAATGAAAGAAACTAAAGGTAAAGCAAACCCTGCATTAGTTAACAAGTTACTTATCGAGAGATTGAAATCTCAGTAA
- a CDS encoding MgtC/SapB family protein — protein sequence MLLAAVESPWYIDEVEILIRLAIALVLGGIIGFEREQSNHAAGFRTNILVCVGACLLMLLSIYGFSDFVNEINVRVDPARLAAAVITGVGFLGAGTILYTGKKISGLTTAASLWVVAAIGLAVGAGFYFASIAVMILVVLTLWLFNKLEARFIRNKQEYLVNMTCSDQAILLLHTQQTLDEHHATLNKMTIEDMATFDTHTGERINEERRIKVTLHIHISRKRKENIVSLINDLKQVEGVRWIGYE from the coding sequence ATGCTGTTAGCTGCAGTTGAAAGTCCTTGGTATATTGACGAAGTTGAAATATTAATTCGTCTCGCCATTGCTTTAGTACTAGGCGGAATTATCGGCTTTGAGCGTGAACAATCTAATCATGCTGCTGGTTTTCGAACTAATATTTTAGTTTGTGTAGGGGCATGTTTGTTAATGCTATTATCTATTTATGGATTTTCTGATTTCGTTAATGAAATTAATGTACGTGTGGATCCAGCGCGACTTGCTGCTGCGGTTATTACGGGTGTAGGTTTCCTTGGAGCTGGAACGATTCTTTATACAGGAAAGAAAATATCGGGACTAACGACTGCAGCTTCATTGTGGGTTGTCGCAGCAATCGGGTTAGCTGTAGGAGCAGGATTCTATTTTGCTTCAATTGCAGTTATGATTTTAGTTGTTTTAACACTTTGGTTATTCAACAAATTAGAAGCTCGTTTCATCCGTAACAAACAAGAGTATTTAGTTAATATGACATGTAGTGATCAAGCTATATTATTATTGCATACGCAACAGACATTAGATGAGCATCATGCTACTCTCAATAAAATGACCATTGAAGATATGGCTACATTTGATACACATACTGGAGAAAGAATTAATGAAGAGCGACGGATTAAAGTTACACTTCATATTCACATATCTCGAAAGCGTAAAGAAAACATTGTGTCTCTCATTAATGATTTGAAGCAAGTGGAGGGTGTTCGTTGGATCGGTTACGAGTAG